In one window of Thermodesulfovibrionales bacterium DNA:
- a CDS encoding Ku protein — MSGRSIWKGHIHFGDVTVSVKLHTAITEERIQFHLLHSRDHVKLRQQMVCAYERKPVPVEEQAKGFEVEEGKYIIVDAEELEESAPESSRMIEVHEFVKTGQIDPVFLERVYYLEPDIHEKAYNALAGALTETDVEGVCTWTMRKRSYLGALQTSGKTLRLNVLRYADEVISVKSLGLRDIPLSERELKIGSDLINQMTASFQPQKFENDHEKKLRNLIERKARGEKIAILRPRRLKPTAPDKLLQALEASIKKVA, encoded by the coding sequence ATGTCGGGAAGATCGATCTGGAAAGGACATATCCATTTTGGCGACGTCACGGTGTCTGTGAAGCTGCATACCGCAATCACGGAGGAGCGGATCCAGTTTCACCTCCTCCACAGCCGGGATCATGTGAAATTGCGCCAGCAGATGGTCTGCGCCTATGAAAGGAAACCGGTGCCGGTGGAAGAACAGGCCAAGGGATTTGAAGTGGAGGAAGGCAAGTACATCATCGTTGATGCGGAAGAACTCGAAGAGAGCGCTCCCGAAAGCAGCAGGATGATCGAAGTCCACGAGTTCGTTAAGACCGGACAGATCGATCCCGTCTTCCTCGAGCGCGTCTACTATCTGGAGCCGGACATTCATGAAAAAGCTTATAATGCCCTTGCCGGCGCTCTGACGGAGACTGATGTGGAAGGTGTCTGCACATGGACCATGAGAAAACGGTCCTATCTCGGGGCCCTGCAGACAAGCGGAAAGACTCTTCGCCTGAATGTCCTGCGGTACGCTGACGAAGTGATTTCTGTAAAATCTCTTGGGCTGCGGGACATTCCTTTGTCAGAGAGAGAACTGAAGATCGGAAGCGATTTAATCAATCAAATGACCGCGTCTTTTCAGCCGCAGAAATTCGAAAACGACCATGAGAAGAAGCTGCGAAATCTGATCGAGAGAAAAGCCCGCGGAGAGAAGATTGCAATTCTTCGCCCCAGGCGCCTGAAACCCACGGCGCCTGATAAGCTTCTTCAGGCCCTTGAAGCGAGCATAAAGAAGGTTGCATGA